The following proteins are encoded in a genomic region of Synechococcus sp. CBW1002:
- a CDS encoding DUF3086 domain-containing protein, which yields MTESRSLPDSPTPLDGVPLSPAESPEAPEQNQTGEGMGIDEPAAGQETSVAGEPEPLDETLETLLTLALQDLTERRSGLEEEIRQLERRREQIQREIGSSFSGQSDAIARRLKGFQDYLVGALQDLVVAAEQVELVAQPLVVQPSPLDQVAAASATPEAPAAAPVAAAGLFSQDDALIRSRLDRYSGQPDFYADPWTLRRTLEAAQAALLEDWFLNQGGRGAQASAGSRSRNALIAGAAVSILGELYGERFQTLVLAGQPERLGEWRRGLQDCLGLGREDFGPNSGIVLFERADALIERADRLEERGELPFIVIDAAERVVEVPILQFPLWLAFAAGPGELVDDELTY from the coding sequence ATGACTGAGAGCCGCTCGCTGCCCGATTCGCCCACCCCGCTCGACGGCGTTCCGCTCTCTCCAGCGGAAAGCCCCGAAGCTCCTGAGCAGAATCAGACAGGAGAGGGGATGGGCATCGACGAGCCTGCAGCGGGCCAGGAGACATCGGTGGCTGGGGAGCCGGAGCCCCTGGACGAAACCCTGGAGACCCTGCTGACCCTGGCGCTTCAGGATCTGACCGAGCGCCGCAGCGGCCTCGAAGAGGAGATCCGCCAGCTGGAGCGGCGCCGGGAGCAGATCCAGCGCGAGATCGGCAGCAGCTTCAGTGGCCAGTCGGATGCGATCGCCCGCCGGCTCAAGGGTTTTCAGGACTACCTGGTGGGGGCCCTGCAGGATCTGGTGGTGGCGGCCGAGCAGGTGGAACTGGTGGCCCAGCCCCTGGTGGTGCAGCCCTCACCCCTCGATCAGGTGGCCGCTGCATCAGCTACTCCGGAAGCCCCTGCAGCGGCGCCTGTGGCAGCGGCGGGCCTGTTCAGCCAGGACGACGCCCTGATTCGCTCCCGATTGGACCGCTACAGCGGCCAGCCTGATTTCTACGCGGATCCGTGGACCCTGCGTCGCACCCTCGAGGCTGCACAGGCCGCCCTGCTGGAGGACTGGTTCCTGAATCAGGGCGGCCGCGGCGCCCAGGCCAGTGCCGGCAGCCGCAGCCGCAATGCCTTGATCGCCGGTGCGGCGGTGTCGATCCTCGGGGAGCTGTACGGCGAACGCTTCCAGACCCTGGTGCTGGCAGGCCAACCCGAGCGGCTGGGTGAATGGCGCCGGGGTCTGCAGGACTGCCTCGGCCTCGGTCGGGAAGACTTCGGCCCCAACAGCGGCATCGTGCTGTTCGAGCGGGCCGATGCCCTGATCGAGCGGGCTGACCGGCTGGAGGAGCGGGGTGAGCTGCCCTTCATCGTGATCGATGCGGCCGAACGGGTGGTGGAGGTGCCGATCCTGCAGTTCCCCCTCTGGCTCGCCTTCGCGGCCGGTCCCGGTGAACTGGTTGATGACGAGCTCACCTACTAG
- a CDS encoding cell division protein SepF — translation MSLFSRLRAVVSGDDYLDGEYDDDLDYDAGDVNATTSTSSSTRSSSSTSALALTSDFNAEDPFGGTNVIGMPGLSSSAAEVSLMEPRSFDEMPRAIQALRERKTVILNLTMMEPDQAQRAVDFVAGGTFAIDGHQERVGESIFLFAPSCVTVTTTGGEESSSPTVVSSRDHAAETEAAPSPAWGRQDVGL, via the coding sequence GTGTCGTTGTTCTCCCGCCTGCGTGCCGTCGTTTCCGGTGATGACTATCTCGACGGCGAGTACGACGACGATCTCGACTATGACGCCGGCGACGTGAACGCCACGACAAGCACCAGCAGCAGCACCCGTTCCAGCAGCAGCACCAGCGCCTTGGCCCTGACCAGCGATTTCAACGCCGAGGATCCCTTCGGCGGGACCAATGTGATCGGCATGCCAGGCCTCTCCTCCTCGGCTGCGGAGGTCAGCCTGATGGAGCCCCGCAGCTTCGATGAGATGCCGCGCGCCATCCAGGCGCTGCGCGAGCGCAAGACCGTGATCCTCAACCTCACGATGATGGAGCCGGATCAGGCCCAGCGCGCCGTTGACTTCGTGGCCGGTGGCACCTTCGCCATCGACGGTCACCAGGAACGGGTCGGGGAGAGCATCTTCCTGTTCGCCCCGTCCTGCGTCACCGTCACCACCACCGGTGGGGAGGAGTCGTCGTCTCCGACGGTGGTGAGCAGCCGCGATCATGCCGCTGAGACGGAGGCCGCGCCCAGCCCCGCCTGGGGACGGCAGGATGTGGGTCTCTGA
- the proC gene encoding pyrroline-5-carboxylate reductase — translation MAQALLFPLIESGQLAPADVRAAVGSAASAERLSQGHGLAVSTDPAEAWAAPVVLLAVKPQQLHQAATAAAGVAGAGGAAGQGLLISVLAGVTLERLQRLFPHRVCVRAVPNTPCLVRQGLTGLAWGGGSGGSTPQPTPQQRQLVQDLFERVGDVMELPESQLDAFLALTSSGPAFVALIAEAMADGAVAAGLPRVLAHHLAHRTLAGTAALLHEQELHPGQLKDMVSSPGGTTIAGLRELERAGARSALIEAVVAAAERSRALA, via the coding sequence ATGGCCCAGGCCTTGCTGTTTCCCCTGATCGAGAGTGGCCAGCTGGCCCCCGCCGACGTGCGGGCGGCCGTGGGCAGTGCGGCCTCAGCCGAGCGCCTCAGCCAAGGCCACGGACTGGCAGTAAGCACCGATCCCGCCGAGGCCTGGGCAGCGCCGGTGGTGTTGCTGGCCGTGAAGCCCCAGCAACTGCATCAGGCGGCCACTGCAGCGGCCGGTGTGGCCGGCGCAGGCGGTGCAGCTGGGCAAGGCCTGCTGATCTCCGTGCTGGCGGGCGTGACCCTGGAGCGGCTGCAGCGCCTGTTTCCTCATCGGGTCTGCGTGCGTGCCGTTCCCAACACCCCCTGCCTGGTCCGCCAGGGTCTCACCGGCCTGGCCTGGGGTGGGGGATCTGGGGGCTCCACGCCGCAGCCCACGCCGCAGCAACGCCAGCTGGTGCAGGACCTGTTCGAGCGGGTGGGCGATGTGATGGAGCTGCCCGAGAGCCAGCTCGATGCCTTCCTGGCGCTGACCTCCTCGGGGCCGGCCTTTGTGGCCCTGATCGCCGAGGCCATGGCCGATGGAGCCGTGGCTGCAGGCCTGCCGAGGGTGCTGGCCCATCACCTGGCACACCGCACCCTGGCCGGCACCGCAGCCCTGCTGCACGAGCAGGAGCTCCATCCGGGCCAGCTCAAGGACATGGTCAGCAGCCCGGGCGGCACCACCATCGCCGGCCTGCGGGAACTGGAGCGGGCCGGAGCCCGATCGGCCTTGATCGAGGCGGTGGTGGCCGCGGCCGAGCGCAGCCGGGCCCTGGCCTGA
- a CDS encoding YggS family pyridoxal phosphate-dependent enzyme yields the protein MTAAGLAERLTQIRQQLPSSTQLLAVSKGQPSEQIRAAVAAGQRSFGESRLQEAITKQEELADLSGLAPPLDWHFIGRLQANKARGVLRRFGTIHSVDSLGLAERLARIAGEEGLSPAVFFQVKLRPDPSKTGFEPEELREAWPWLRPLAPLRPLGLMTIAPQGLEAADRQALFQDCANLAADLNLGQLSMGMSGDWREAVAAGSTWVRLGSTLFGHRP from the coding sequence ATGACAGCGGCAGGGTTGGCCGAACGACTCACGCAGATCCGCCAGCAGCTGCCCTCCTCCACCCAGCTGCTGGCCGTGAGCAAAGGCCAGCCCAGCGAGCAGATCCGGGCAGCGGTGGCCGCCGGCCAGCGCAGCTTCGGTGAAAGTCGGCTGCAGGAGGCCATCACCAAGCAGGAGGAGCTCGCCGATCTTTCAGGGCTGGCGCCGCCCCTCGACTGGCACTTCATCGGGCGCCTGCAGGCCAACAAGGCCCGTGGGGTGCTGCGCCGGTTCGGCACGATCCACTCGGTCGACAGCCTGGGCCTGGCCGAGCGCCTGGCCCGCATTGCCGGCGAGGAGGGCCTCAGCCCAGCGGTGTTCTTTCAGGTGAAGCTGCGGCCCGATCCGAGCAAGACCGGCTTCGAGCCGGAGGAGCTGCGGGAGGCCTGGCCGTGGCTGCGGCCCCTGGCGCCGCTGCGCCCGCTGGGGTTGATGACGATCGCTCCCCAGGGCCTGGAGGCCGCGGATCGGCAGGCCCTGTTCCAGGACTGCGCGAACCTGGCGGCAGACCTGAATCTGGGGCAACTCTCGATGGGGATGAGCGGCGACTGGCGGGAGGCTGTGGCCGCCGGAAGCACCTGGGTGAGGCTCGGCAGCACCCTGTTTGGGCACCGCCCCTGA
- the plsY gene encoding glycerol-3-phosphate 1-O-acyltransferase PlsY: protein MPLLLPLIVLLAGYLLGSLPFGYLAGRWLRGIDLRQHGSGSTGATNVLREVGKGPALAVFLLDVGKGIAAVVLARAVLEPLGEPLGSGAWFIDSGVVAAGLAALAGHIWPVWLGWKGGKAVATGLGMLIGLTWPVGLACFGIFLTVLTISRIVSLSSVVAALSLPLLMLGWFAGNGMGLRLPYLALAVITTLLVVWRHRSNIRRLLAGTEPRLGQPRP from the coding sequence ATGCCCCTGCTGCTCCCCCTGATCGTGCTGCTGGCCGGATATCTGCTGGGGTCCCTCCCCTTCGGCTATCTGGCCGGTCGCTGGCTGCGCGGCATCGATCTGCGGCAGCACGGCTCCGGCTCCACCGGCGCCACCAACGTGTTGCGCGAGGTGGGCAAGGGCCCGGCCCTGGCGGTGTTCCTGCTGGATGTGGGCAAGGGCATCGCGGCCGTGGTGCTGGCACGGGCCGTGCTCGAGCCCCTGGGCGAACCGCTCGGCAGCGGCGCCTGGTTTATCGACAGCGGGGTGGTGGCGGCCGGTCTGGCGGCCCTGGCCGGGCACATCTGGCCGGTCTGGCTGGGCTGGAAAGGGGGCAAGGCCGTGGCCACCGGGCTGGGCATGCTGATCGGCCTGACCTGGCCGGTGGGTCTGGCCTGCTTCGGGATCTTCCTGACGGTGCTGACCATCAGCCGCATCGTCTCCCTCTCCAGCGTGGTGGCGGCCCTCTCCCTGCCCCTGTTGATGCTCGGCTGGTTTGCGGGCAACGGCATGGGCCTGCGGCTTCCCTACCTCGCCCTCGCCGTGATCACCACCCTGCTGGTGGTCTGGCGCCATCGCAGTAACATCCGGCGCCTGCTGGCCGGTACGGAGCCACGGCTGGGCCAACCGCGCCCCTGA